A region of Vitis riparia cultivar Riparia Gloire de Montpellier isolate 1030 chromosome 1, EGFV_Vit.rip_1.0, whole genome shotgun sequence DNA encodes the following proteins:
- the LOC117920632 gene encoding uncharacterized protein LOC117920632 — protein sequence MTVAGEFFLPLERQRFGLVSNRSLLSSLDIGDSGSWFAMVYFAGCPSCSKILKEGDDLRSVLQTQNSLVAELEDDGHDTEPTLPSSEPSVVLFVDRSSDSSRIRRKSKAALNAFRELALDYQISFQMGGQSDNKPGKPSLQVYHASGSKFGHPKLSVSPTSQEMKAKDKISVMVINKGKRLDSITSDLQGSSLSEILGYLLQHKKKAKLSSLAKEVGFQLLSDDFDVKIADTSTSQAEPQSSQVSPELSVEGLVENSADLDKDQSLYTAGISAVNMAEESKPTVVEPSSEHGKERTTHVVTSTQSPSIEPAQFLASHELAITEDLKVEEKGFSQLDQLGKQQKYSQGFKGSFFFSDGGYRLLRALTSGSKIPSAVIIDPILQQHYVFPENKVFSYSSLATFLDGFCNGSLLPYQHSDSVVLSLGRPHVHHLLI from the exons ATGACAGTTGCAGGAGAGTTCTTCCTGCCCTTAGAACGGCAAAGATTTGGTCTAGTTTCTAATAGATCTCTGCTTTCATCTCTGGATATTGGAGATTCTGGTTCATGGTTTGCAATGGTTTACTTTGCTGGATGTCCCTCTTGTTCAAAGATTCTGAAGGAAGGGGATGACCTCCGTAGTGTTTTACAGACGCAAAATTCACTTGTTGCAGAG TTGGAAGATGATGGGCATGATACTGAGCCTACTTTACCTTCGAGTGAGCCATCAGTTGTTCTTTTTGTGGATAGATCATCCGATTCATCAAGAATTAGACGAAAGAGTAAGGCAGCTCTGAATGCTTTTAGAGAATTAGCACTGGACTATCAGATATCATTTCAAATGGGCGGACAAAGTGACAATAAGCCTGGTAAACCCTCTCTCCAAGTTTATCATGCATCAGGGAGTAAATTTGGACATCCTAAGTTATCGGTATCTCCAACAAGTCAAGAGATGAAAGCAAAGGATAAGATATCTGTCATGGTTATAAATAAGGGTAAACGTTTGGATAGCATAACTTCAGATTTACAAGGTAGTTCCTTGAGTGAGATCTTGGGATACTTGCTTCAGCATaagaaaaaggcaaaattaAGCTCACTCGCGAAGGAGGTAGGATTCCAACTTCTATCTGATGACTTTGATGTCAAAATAGCTGATACATCAACATCACAGGCTGAACCTCAGTCTAGTCAAGTTTCACCAGAACTGTCTGTGGAAGGCCTTGTTGAAAATAGTGCTGATTTGGACAAGGATCAGTCACTATATACTGCAGGCATATCTGCTGTGAACATGGCTGAAGAATCTAAACCTACTGTTGTTGAACCTTCTTCTGAGCATGGCAAAGAGAGGACAACTCATGTTGTTACAAGCACACAGTCACCATCTATAGAACCTGCCCAATTTCTTGCAAGTCATGAACTTGCAATAACTGAAGATCTGAAGGTGGAAGAAAAAGGTTTTTCACAGTTAGACCAATTAGGGAAACAACAGAAATACTCTCAGGGTTTTAAaggttcctttttcttttctgatgGTGGCTACAGGTTACTTAGAGCTCTAACTTCTGGTTCAAAGATTCCATCAGCAGTAATAATTGATCCTATTTTACAGCAGCATTATGTTTTTCCAGAAAATAAAGTGTTTAGTTATTCTTCACTGGCTACTTTTCTTGATGGTTTTTGTAATGGAAGCCTTCTTCCATATCAACACTCTGATTCTGTTGTTCTAAGCCTAGGGAGGCCCCACGTCCACCATTTGTTAATCTAG